The Gemella haemolysans ATCC 10379 genome contains the following window.
GGATTTCTAATACAACAGGGGCTGTATTGTCATCGTTTGATAGTTGGTTGTTCATTAGAAGTTTAAAAACTTTGCCATTACGATTTAATCAACAAGAAAAAAATGCAATGAAATTAGCAAAAGAATTGGAAAAAAATCCAAATGTTAAAGAAGTTCTATATCCAAATAGGGGGGCTATGTTAAGTTTTAAACTTCACGATGCTTCTAAAATTGATAAATTTTTACGTTCGTTAAAAATAGCAATTTTCGCTGAAAGTTTAGGAGGAGTAGAAACATTAGTTACTTATCCTACAACTCAAACACATTTCGATATTCCAGAAGAGTTACGTCTTTCTTATGGTCTTACACCAGATTTATTAAGGATTTCTGTAGGAATTGAAGATATTGAAGATTTATTAGAAGATTTTACACAAGCATTAGAGGTATAGAGGACAAGTAAAATGAGTAGAGTAGAAGAATTTGTAAATAAGTATTATGTCGAAAGAAGAAATACAAATAGTTTAAAATGGGATGCTTTAGAGGAAAGATTTGGCGATAAAGATCTTCTTGCTATGTGGGTAGCTGATATGGAATTTAAAACACCAGATAGTATAAGAGAAGCATTAATTGAGCGTATCGATCATGGGGTTTTCGGTTATACTAAGTTACCTGAAAGTTATTATGATCAATATAAAAAATGGCATAAGCAAAAATACGATATCAATGTAGAAAAACAATGGATAAGATTTGCTCCTGGTATTGTTCAAGCAATTTTATGGGTAATTCATGCGTACACGAAAAAAGACGATTCAGTTATAATTATGCCGCCTGTATATTATCCTTTTGCTAATTCTATTAGGAATAGTGGTAGAAAACTAGTTGAATCACCATTGCTTGAGGAAAACGGTAAGTTTAAAATAGATTTCGATACATTTGAGAAAGAAATTCGTGATAACAATGTAAAATTATATATCCACTGTTCACCTCATAATCCGGTGGGTAGAGTATGGACGTTAGAAGAACAAAAACGAGTGTTTGAAATTTGTGAAAAATATGATGTTCTAGTATTATCTGATGAGATTCACCAAGATTTCACATATAATAATCATAAGCAAATTTCTGCATTAGCACTGGAAGATGGAAAATATAATCATCGTCTTATTGTTGCTAACTCAGGTTCAAAAACATTTAATCTTGCATCATTAGTTCATGCAACTATATTAATTCCAGATGATGCTGTAAGAAAAGTCTTTGACGCGTATAAAAAAGAGAACTTAGAAGCGGAACCTAGCTTGCTGGGACAAATTGCTTTAGAAGCTGGTTATAGAGAAGGTCATGAATGGCTTGAAGGCTTGAAGGAAACGGTATTATATAATTATAATTTATTATACGATACCCTTGCAGAAAAAGTTCCAGAGATTAAGGTATATCCGCTAGAAGGCACATATT
Protein-coding sequences here:
- a CDS encoding MalY/PatB family protein; translated protein: MSRVEEFVNKYYVERRNTNSLKWDALEERFGDKDLLAMWVADMEFKTPDSIREALIERIDHGVFGYTKLPESYYDQYKKWHKQKYDINVEKQWIRFAPGIVQAILWVIHAYTKKDDSVIIMPPVYYPFANSIRNSGRKLVESPLLEENGKFKIDFDTFEKEIRDNNVKLYIHCSPHNPVGRVWTLEEQKRVFEICEKYDVLVLSDEIHQDFTYNNHKQISALALEDGKYNHRLIVANSGSKTFNLASLVHATILIPDDAVRKVFDAYKKENLEAEPSLLGQIALEAGYREGHEWLEGLKETVLYNYNLLYDTLAEKVPEIKVYPLEGTYLVLVNLEKVLDVKTTKQFIQDECGLAIDFGHWFGKGYNKYIRINLATSPENVKEAINRIIKNCNN